DNA sequence from the Candidatus Omnitrophota bacterium genome:
GGATCGAAGGGTCATCAAAAGTTCACCGGTGATCGAGGCCCTGGGAGCGCTGGATGAACTCCTGTCCGTGATAGATTTAGTGATGTTCGGGCCGGGGAAGAAAAAAGAAAAAGAAACGCTATTAAGGGTGCAGGACGACCTTTTTTATATTTCTTCTGTCCTGGCAGGAGACCCCGGAGAGGGGCGTAGCCCGGACATGCTCGGATGGATATTCGACGAGGTGGAAAAGAGGGAAAGCGCAAGCATAAGCATAAGAACTATAAATGGTTACGTAAAAAGCTGCGGTAGAAAAAGCGCTGAGCTCAATTTTGTCCGTACAGTGGTCCGGCGATGCGAACGGAGGATGGTAGCCCTTAACTGCACGGGAGAGCCCCTGGACCCCGGCGTGTTAGGATATATTAACGCTTTGTCGGACCTTTTGTTCCTGATGGTGGTAGAACAGCAAGGGGTATGACCCGATACCCGGGTCGGTCGATTGACTTTTCCCTGTCCGGAATGTATATTCATATTAAAGGAGGCAGATATGGTAGCCAGGAAAATATTTACATTTTTATGTCTAGCGACGATATTCATTGCCGGGACGTCTTACGGGGTTGAGCGCTCCGCTGTGGTCGGGGAGATAACCGGGAGCGCGACCATAATCCGGGCTTCGGGTGAGTCGGACACAGCGAAAAAAGGGGCCGTTCTTTTTCAGGGTGACGGACTTGAAACGGAAGACTTCTCGAGCGCGGTACTTCTACTGATGTCCGGGGCGGAAAAAGACGCCGAGATCGAGCTTGACGCGGGTTCGCGGGTAAAGCTTACAGAGCTTGCTACGGGAGCGTCCGAGGAGGAAAAACGCACTTTACTCGACCTCGCGGTAGGAGAGGTGCTGATCCGGGCCAAAGAGCTTCAGGGAGAAGGTTCGTCGTTCGAGGTAAAGACGCCCACATCCATTGTCGCGGTAAGGGGTACGACTTTTTCCGTTAAAGTAGAGGCTGTCGGTGACCCTGAGACTGAATAGGGTTTTCATCCTCAATATAACACTGGCGCTGATAATCGCGTCTGTGTTCGTAGGATTCTCCAGCAATGATTTTTTCCGCAGGGTAGAATCTTATGGATTGGATTTTCTTTTCCGCGTACGCGGCCCGCTGGAGTGTAATCCCAAGATAATCATAATAGAGGTCGACGATAACAATATCTCCAAGGTCGGCCGGTGGCCGTGGCCCCGGAGATGGCACGCTGTCCTCGTGAAAGCGCTCAAGGATATGGGCGCGAAATATATCTATTTCGACATCATCTTTTCTGAAAGCGCCCCGCCGGGGGAAGATGAAGTGTTCGCCCAGGCGATAAAGGAATCAGGGAACGTATACCTGCCTTTCGCGTTCAGGGAACGGTCGGTTGATATTGACTCGGCGCTTACTCCGGTCAACGCGCTTTATTCGAAT
Encoded proteins:
- a CDS encoding ATP:cob(I)alamin adenosyltransferase; this encodes MPIRTGMGDEGYTYLSGDRRVIKSSPVIEALGALDELLSVIDLVMFGPGKKKEKETLLRVQDDLFYISSVLAGDPGEGRSPDMLGWIFDEVEKRESASISIRTINGYVKSCGRKSAELNFVRTVVRRCERRMVALNCTGEPLDPGVLGYINALSDLLFLMVVEQQGV
- a CDS encoding FecR domain-containing protein, whose product is MVARKIFTFLCLATIFIAGTSYGVERSAVVGEITGSATIIRASGESDTAKKGAVLFQGDGLETEDFSSAVLLLMSGAEKDAEIELDAGSRVKLTELATGASEEEKRTLLDLAVGEVLIRAKELQGEGSSFEVKTPTSIVAVRGTTFSVKVEAVGDPETE